The Styela clava chromosome 13, kaStyClav1.hap1.2, whole genome shotgun sequence genome has a window encoding:
- the LOC120332881 gene encoding uncharacterized protein LOC120332881: protein MVVYKLTYFNIMGRAELTRVMFAQAGVEYEDVRLTFEEWGKLKPSSVFGQLPMLEIDGVQYCQTPAINSYLSKKFGFSGKTEEERMRVEMIGFCIHDMAMKIPHMEKDEKKKKEGFERAFKEDVPPLLQKLEAILKQNKNGDGYFVDELSSADMAWMLMADYFEIKCPDLLKAVPKLAALAKKVAEEPKIIAHKKSRPNTEVYLLFPIITMVVYKLTYFNIMGRAELTRVMFAQAGVKYEDVRLTPEEWGKMKPSSVFGQLPMLEVDGVQYCQSPAINSYLSKKFGFSGKTEEERMRVEMIGFCIHDMAMKIPYMEKDEQKRKEGFERAFKEEIPPLLQKIEALLKQNKNGDGYFVGELSSADMGWMLMADYFKLKCPDLLKAVPKLAALAKKVAAEPKISAWIKSRPKTEM from the exons ATGGTTGTCTACAAACTAACTTACTTCAACATAATGGGACGGGCAGAACTGACACGCGTTATGTTCGCTCAAGCGGGTGTGGAATATGAAGATGTCAGACTCACATTCGAAGAGTGGGGGAAGTTGAAACCAA GTAGTGTATTTGGACAACTTCCGATGCTTGAAATCGACGGTGTCCAATACTGCCAAACTCCTGCAATAAACAGTTACTTGTCAAAAAAATTCGGCTTTTCTGGGAAAACTGAGGAAGAGAGAATGCGAGTTGAAATGATTGGATTCTGTATTCACGACATGGCAATGAAGATCCCGCACATGGAGAAAGATGAGAAAAAGAAG AAAGAAGGGTTCGAACGAGCGTTCAAAGAAGACGTGCCCCCTTTGTTGCAAAAACTTGAAGCAATtctcaaacaaaacaaaaatggtgaTGGTTATTTTGTGGACGAG CTCTCCTCTGCTGATATGGCCTGGATGCTGATGGcagattattttgaaattaagtGTCCTGACCTCTTGAAGGCTGTACCAAAACTGGCAGCCCTCGCAAAGAAAGTAGCTGAGGAGCCTAAAATTATTGCTCATAAAAAATCCAGGCCAAATACAGAAGTGT ACTTGCTTTTCCCGATTATCACAATGGTTGTCTACAAACTAACATATTTCAATATCATGGGACGAGCAGAACTGACACGCGTTATGTTCGCTCAAGCGGGTGTAAAATATGAGGATGTCAGACTCACACCCGAAGAGTGGGGGAAGATGAAACCAA GTAGCGTATTTGGACAACTTCCAATGCTTGAAGTCGACGGTGTCCAATACTGCCAAAGTCCTGCGATAAATAgttatttgtcaaaaaaattCGGCTTTTCTGGGAAAACTGAGGAAGAGAGAATGCGAGTTGAAATGATTGGATTCTGTATTCACGACATGGCAATGAAGATCCCGTACATGGAAAAAGATGAGCAAAAGAGG AAAGAAGGGTTCGAACGAGCGTTCAAAGAAGAAATTCCCCCTTTGTTGCAAAAAATTGAAGCACTtctcaaacaaaacaaaaatggtgaTGGTTATTTTGTGGGCGAG CTCTCGTCTGCTGATATGGGCTGGATGCTGATGGCAGATTATTTTAAACTTAAGTGCCCTGACCTCTTGAAGGCTGTGCCAAAACTGGCAGCCCTCGCAAAGAAAGTAGCTGCGGAGCCTAAAATTAGTGCCTGGATAAAGTCTAGGCCAAAAACAGAAATGTAG